In Candidatus Zixiibacteriota bacterium, one genomic interval encodes:
- a CDS encoding aminopeptidase yields MDPRIEKLAKVLVHYSIALKKGQLVKIVGETAGLPLIKAVFKEAVKVGAHPITQIRVSDNEETLMKLGSDAQLKYLPPMASMEIKKIDAYVGIWGSENTRNMSGVDPKRQALYRLSSKSIMQTFFKRFAAGELRWVGTQFPTLADAQEAEMSLSDYEDFVYGAGHITAKDPVAHWKKVAKEQARLIKILNRCGKIHVQAKDTDLRLDVKGRKWINCAGTENFPDGEVFTSPIENTAEGYIHYSFPAVYGGREVEDVRLEFKKGKVIAESAGKNQAYLTAMLNMDKGARFLGEFAIGTNYQIKRFSKNILFDEKIGGTCHLAVGQGIPEAGGKNQSALHWDMVCDLKKNSQITADGKVIYKNGKFTI; encoded by the coding sequence ATGGATCCGCGCATTGAAAAACTGGCGAAAGTACTGGTACACTATTCTATCGCCTTGAAAAAGGGACAGTTGGTCAAAATCGTCGGTGAAACGGCCGGGCTGCCCTTAATCAAGGCTGTGTTCAAAGAAGCAGTCAAAGTGGGCGCGCACCCGATCACTCAGATCAGAGTGTCGGACAACGAAGAGACCTTGATGAAATTGGGCAGCGATGCGCAGTTGAAGTATCTGCCGCCGATGGCCAGTATGGAGATCAAGAAGATTGATGCTTATGTAGGCATCTGGGGTTCGGAAAACACGCGGAACATGTCCGGAGTCGACCCCAAACGTCAGGCGCTTTACCGCCTGTCCTCCAAGTCGATCATGCAGACATTCTTCAAGCGGTTTGCCGCCGGTGAACTGCGCTGGGTGGGTACGCAGTTTCCCACTTTGGCCGACGCGCAGGAAGCCGAGATGTCGCTGTCGGATTACGAAGATTTCGTCTATGGCGCAGGGCATATAACTGCCAAGGACCCGGTGGCCCATTGGAAGAAAGTGGCCAAAGAGCAGGCCCGTTTGATTAAGATTCTCAACCGATGCGGCAAGATTCATGTGCAGGCCAAAGACACCGACCTGAGACTCGACGTCAAAGGTCGCAAATGGATCAACTGTGCCGGGACCGAAAATTTCCCGGATGGCGAAGTGTTTACCAGCCCGATTGAGAACACTGCCGAGGGGTACATCCACTACAGCTTCCCGGCCGTTTACGGCGGACGCGAAGTCGAAGATGTACGGCTTGAGTTCAAGAAAGGCAAAGTGATCGCCGAGTCGGCCGGAAAAAACCAGGCCTACTTGACCGCCATGCTCAACATGGATAAAGGTGCGCGCTTCCTCGGCGAGTTTGCCATCGGGACCAACTACCAGATCAAACGGTTCTCGAAGAACATTCTTTTTGATGAAAAGATTGGCGGCACTTGTCACCTGGCGGTTGGCCAGGGTATCCCTGAGGCCGGCGGCAAGAACCAAAGTGCCTTACACTGGGACATGGTTTGCGATCTGAAGAAGAACAGCCAGATCACCGCCGACGGCAAGGTGATCTACAAGAACGGCAAGTTCACCATATAG